A window of the Streptobacillus canis genome harbors these coding sequences:
- the pepT gene encoding peptidase T translates to MLERFKRYVKFETRSDEKSTTIPSTPSQYEFAKMLVEDLKEIGLENIYINDFCFVNATLPSNLDREVPTIGFISHIDTADFEARNIKPNVVENYDGNDIVLNEKLGKVMSPKDFPNLKNYVGKTLITTDGTTLLGADDKAGIVEIIEAVKFLKEHPEIPHGTVKVAFGPDEEIGKGADNFNVDEFKADFAYTMDGGELGELQYESFNAAQITYTINGVSVHPGTAKDKMINANTIAAELAMMFPEKEVPEHTSGYEGFYLLHNMEARIELATLTYIIRDFDKAKFLERKAFCEDIARRINEKYGQVVTYKMHDQYYNMGDIIKDHMECVNIAEQAMKNLDIKPRIIPIRGGTDGSKISYMGLPTPNIFVGGENFHGEYEFSCLEDMMKARDVIIEIVKLNAK, encoded by the coding sequence ATGTTAGAGAGATTTAAAAGATATGTAAAATTTGAAACTAGATCAGATGAAAAATCTACAACTATACCTTCAACACCATCTCAATATGAGTTTGCAAAAATGTTAGTTGAAGATTTAAAGGAAATAGGACTAGAAAATATATATATTAATGATTTTTGTTTTGTAAATGCAACATTACCTTCAAATTTAGATAGAGAAGTACCAACTATAGGATTTATATCACATATTGATACAGCTGATTTTGAAGCTAGAAATATTAAACCAAATGTAGTGGAAAATTATGATGGAAATGATATAGTACTTAATGAAAAATTAGGTAAAGTTATGTCACCTAAGGATTTTCCAAATTTAAAAAATTATGTTGGAAAAACATTAATTACAACTGATGGAACTACATTACTTGGTGCAGATGACAAAGCAGGAATAGTAGAAATCATTGAAGCAGTTAAATTTTTAAAAGAACATCCAGAAATACCTCATGGTACAGTAAAAGTTGCTTTTGGTCCAGATGAAGAAATAGGAAAAGGTGCAGATAACTTTAATGTAGATGAATTTAAAGCTGATTTTGCATACACTATGGATGGTGGAGAATTAGGAGAACTACAATATGAAAGTTTTAATGCTGCTCAAATTACATATACTATTAATGGGGTAAGTGTACATCCAGGAACAGCTAAAGATAAAATGATAAATGCTAATACTATTGCAGCAGAACTTGCAATGATGTTCCCTGAAAAAGAAGTGCCTGAACATACTTCAGGATATGAAGGATTCTATTTATTACATAATATGGAAGCTAGAATAGAACTTGCAACTTTAACATATATTATTAGAGATTTTGATAAGGCTAAATTCTTAGAAAGAAAAGCTTTCTGTGAAGATATAGCAAGAAGAATTAATGAAAAATATGGACAAGTAGTTACGTACAAAATGCATGATCAATATTATAACATGGGAGATATAATTAAAGATCATATGGAATGTGTAAATATTGCAGAACAAGCAATGAAAAACTTAGATATTAAACCTAGAATAATACCTATACGTGGAGGAACAGATGGATCTAAAATTTCATACATGGGACTTCCAACGCCAAATATCTTTGTTGGAGGAGAAAACTTCCATGGAGAATATGAATTTTCTTGCTTAGAAGATATGATGAAAGCAAGAGATGTAATAATAGAAATTGTGAAGTTAAATGCTAAATAA
- the pflB gene encoding formate C-acetyltransferase, giving the protein MEAWRGFKEGNWMKEINISEFIQLNYTEYTGDDSFLEGPTEATTELWNKLKPKLAIEREKGIYNAETKIPSQIDAYGPGYIDKDLEKIVGVQTDEPLKRAIFPNGGLRMVENSLEAFGYKLDPATRDIFSKYRKTHNDGVFSAYTDAIRKARKTGVVTGLPDAYGRGRIIGDYRRVALYGVDFLIEERTKDWNELTPTEMTEDVIRQREEIFEQVKSLKALKRMAESYGYDISKPATTAQEAIQWTYFAYLGATKDQNGAAMSIGRTSTFLDIFIERDLREGRITEKEAQEMIDHFVMKLRIIRFLRTPEYDALFSGDPVWVTESIGGMTVDGSKSLVTKNSFRILNTLYNLGPAPEPNLTVLWAQDLPLNWKKFCARVSIDTSSLQYENDDLMKPSFGDDYGIACCVSPMTIGRQMQFFGARVNLPKALLYAINGGKDEKQKIQVTPEGMFEPIKGDYLVFDEVWEKYDKVLDWLAQTYVQALNIIHYMHDKYSYESFEMALHDKNIKRTQAFGIAGLSIVADSLAAIKNGKVRIIRDEEGDAVDYVNEGDDYVPFGNNDDATDDFAVEITKIFMNKIRKHQMYRNAIPTQSVLTITSNVVYGKKTGNTPDGRRAGAPFGPGANPMHGRDVNGAVASLASVAKIPFEHANDGISYTFAITPETLGKEDDEMRTNLVGLLDGYFGATGQHLNVNVFGRDLLEDAMEHPEKYPQLTIRVSGYAVNFVKLTKEQQLDVINRTISTKM; this is encoded by the coding sequence ATGGAAGCTTGGAGAGGATTTAAAGAAGGTAACTGGATGAAAGAAATCAACATAAGTGAATTCATCCAATTAAACTACACTGAGTATACTGGAGATGACAGTTTCTTAGAAGGGCCAACTGAGGCTACAACAGAATTATGGAACAAATTAAAACCAAAATTAGCAATTGAAAGAGAAAAAGGTATTTACAATGCTGAAACTAAAATACCATCTCAAATAGATGCTTATGGACCTGGTTACATTGACAAAGATTTAGAAAAAATCGTAGGGGTACAAACAGATGAACCTTTAAAAAGAGCTATCTTCCCTAACGGTGGATTAAGAATGGTTGAAAATTCATTAGAAGCATTTGGATATAAATTAGATCCAGCAACTAGAGATATTTTCTCTAAATATAGAAAAACTCATAACGACGGAGTTTTCTCAGCTTATACTGATGCAATCAGAAAAGCAAGAAAAACAGGGGTTGTAACAGGATTACCTGATGCATACGGAAGAGGACGTATAATAGGAGATTACAGAAGGGTTGCTTTATACGGAGTAGACTTCTTAATTGAAGAAAGAACTAAAGATTGGAATGAATTAACTCCAACAGAAATGACTGAAGATGTAATCAGACAAAGAGAAGAAATTTTCGAACAAGTTAAATCACTTAAAGCATTAAAGAGAATGGCTGAAAGCTATGGTTATGACATTTCTAAACCAGCTACAACAGCTCAAGAAGCTATTCAATGGACTTACTTTGCATACTTAGGAGCTACTAAAGATCAAAATGGAGCAGCTATGAGTATAGGAAGAACTTCTACTTTCTTAGATATCTTCATTGAAAGAGACTTAAGAGAAGGAAGAATTACAGAAAAAGAAGCACAAGAAATGATAGATCACTTCGTTATGAAATTAAGAATAATTAGATTCTTAAGAACACCTGAATATGATGCATTATTCTCTGGAGATCCAGTATGGGTAACTGAATCAATCGGTGGTATGACAGTTGATGGATCTAAATCATTAGTAACTAAAAACTCATTCAGAATTTTAAATACATTATATAACTTAGGACCAGCACCAGAACCAAACTTAACAGTATTATGGGCTCAAGACTTACCATTAAACTGGAAAAAATTCTGTGCTAGAGTATCAATAGATACATCTTCATTACAATATGAAAATGATGACTTAATGAAACCATCATTTGGAGATGACTATGGTATCGCATGTTGCGTTTCTCCTATGACTATAGGAAGACAAATGCAATTTTTCGGAGCGAGAGTAAACTTACCTAAAGCATTATTATATGCTATCAACGGTGGTAAAGATGAAAAACAAAAAATACAAGTAACTCCAGAAGGAATGTTTGAACCAATTAAAGGAGACTACTTAGTATTTGATGAAGTTTGGGAAAAATATGATAAAGTATTAGATTGGTTAGCTCAAACTTACGTGCAAGCATTAAACATCATTCACTACATGCACGACAAATATTCATATGAATCATTTGAAATGGCATTACATGATAAAAACATTAAGAGAACACAAGCATTTGGAATAGCAGGATTATCAATTGTAGCAGATTCATTAGCAGCTATTAAAAATGGTAAAGTAAGAATTATAAGAGATGAAGAAGGAGATGCAGTTGACTATGTTAACGAAGGTGACGATTATGTACCATTCGGAAACAATGATGATGCAACAGATGATTTCGCAGTAGAAATTACTAAGATCTTCATGAACAAAATTAGAAAACACCAAATGTATAGAAACGCAATACCTACTCAATCAGTATTAACAATTACTTCAAACGTTGTATACGGTAAGAAAACAGGAAACACTCCTGATGGAAGAAGAGCTGGAGCACCATTTGGTCCAGGAGCAAACCCTATGCACGGAAGAGACGTTAACGGAGCAGTTGCTTCATTAGCATCAGTTGCAAAAATACCGTTTGAACATGCAAATGACGGAATTTCTTATACATTCGCTATAACACCTGAAACTTTAGGTAAAGAAGATGACGAAATGAGAACTAACTTAGTTGGATTATTAGATGGATACTTCGGAGCTACAGGTCAACACTTAAACGTTAACGTATTTGGTAGAGACTTATTAGAAGATGCTATGGAACATCCAGAAAAATATCCTCAATTAACTATAAGAGTATCAGGATATGCAGTTAACTTCGTTAAATTAACTAAAGAACAACAATTAGACGTTATAAACAGAACAATATCTACTAAGATGTAA